One genomic region from Lacerta agilis isolate rLacAgi1 chromosome 13, rLacAgi1.pri, whole genome shotgun sequence encodes:
- the LOC117056975 gene encoding nascent polypeptide-associated complex subunit alpha, muscle-specific form-like, with protein MDLHRRCCCCCRRLRCSLVALLALLATAGRSGGCERRLDASAAPEGPPCSDLLPRQPLPVEGQEAPAAALPDPLQVDFEGGGREGGRQRRRPRGDQQGAGSRTPQPGLAIIPSSGSDFSGLQDLLPVGQSTSKTLKALLHGSAEPSVITWHRPSSTAAAVPTASHPDLQTRSAVLDASQEETPRRRTEVEESRAADATVRGTQFPTQESTLGAGGLPQPSPPLITTKPVTFSSEPVLLPGPISPKDVAGQNPWSSSPSEESSSPGAGEEAPEVWQSTSPSLLLASKLQAATQTQAEPQHPWAESQGPLSATVGGNETRSVGPTDDLKMPTRADSMRPQETQSPTAETQGTLLLASTPHPVVADTGAAQEWDMATITTQIFPQGWSTTPFVVGAEGPGGSTPGVDPETRSHESWGAVGSSDPSSTLAQSPTPPRSKAGSGHTMETTQETIITGNFVPSGRAPVHNSTEAMRAAQPVVDAEATSADSPHRTEVAPHSSSSFHLGTALPLRLADSATHPASASNAPVGSTLLTSSVGPGGAMEGPRASRAGGHASADVPTFQSSIDPLMAVEAASSGASTAAEGLGSQSPSEPGSAWPTKGGDPAQPSSQPRQLTPKWAAEEATLPTMVLSPTDVSVNYRERTGVPTDTREATREGSLWQATEAAEPFASSSLPGRGAPTGLTPSPTETPAGSEAALLTPEGDDVSTAPSVDPELHSQAANSSSSGSGTAVPTSKTGATGPMPVTHRVWTSPGRTRSWEWGKRPSATAEGGSIREIARSPLSPEDLVRATATPTGNSRHTQPPLPAPGPKSTAREGPLVASTRLSPATPEKSTTQLQPAVPREGRPRPHHVFVVENQLPRLKATLLHIPCELVLAMEFSRSFWNPDSLEYQGLVLSVNETVTPLFDSLPGFQRLEVKAIRPGSVVVAFDALFLVAAPGLWAALNRSSLSDRLRPGLWVGNARVLQSTTLERHLDLCSVLFACQAGYECISTGEDGSAVCTSACHRDYCKNEGICTHAVNHTPVCQCPVGSDFWFLGVRCDYKVTQQGLLGVACGLLLSLVVVGAAIAGLVIRRVRMLLLEARADQTKSSYRRFCRLDDVSAHYWSEPWLASAVSLDNPAFSNSEELLHLQILDTACCSCQDDCMGADGYCKQPQGASCIGAAGRPSAHYNHWDVSSNSMNDPMIDSGKASEVSVSSWPMEPIQWSPCPALHNPSREQVHKAQRPHSYCEGMELVNLERSWTA; from the exons gGTCAGATTTCTCTGGGCTACAGGACTTGCTACCTGTAGGGCAAAGCACCAGTAAGACGCTGAAGGCCCTCCTCCATGGCAGCGCTGAGCCCTCTGTCATCACCTGGCATCGTCCCTcatccactgctgctgctgtccccacTGCGTCGCACCCAGACTTGCAGACTAGATCTGCTGTCCTTGAtgccagccaggaggaaacaccGAGGAGGCGAACGGAGGTGGAAGAAAGCAGAGCAGCAGATGCCACTGTGAGAGGCACTCAGTTCCCCACTCAAGAGAGCACATTGGGGGCTGGCGGGCTGCCCCAACCGAGTCCACCCCTCATCACAaccaaacctgtgaccttctcaTCTGAGCCAGTGTTGCTTCCTGGGCCCATTTCCCCAAAGGATGTTGCAGGTCAAAATCCTTGGTCCTCTTCTCCTTCGGAAGAATCCTCCAGCCCTGGAGCTGGAGAGGAAGCCCCTGAGGTCTGGCAGTCCACCAGCCCCTCTCTGCTTCTGGCCTCCAAACTGCAAGCTGCTACACAGACCCAGGCTGAGCCTCAGCACCCTTGGGCGGAGAGCCAGGGACCCCTGAGTGCTACAGTGGGTGGGAATGAGACACGCAGCGTGGGCCCTACAGATGACCTGAAGATGCCCACCAGAGCCGACAGTATGAGGCCCCAGGAGACCCAGTCACCCACTGCAGAGACTCAGGGGACCCTTCTTCTGGCTTCCACTCCACATCCGGTTGTGGCTGATACTGGAGCAGCCCAGGAATGGGATATGGCAACCATCACAACACAAATATTCCCACAGGGCTGGAGCACAACCCCGTTTGTGGTGGGTGCTGAGGGGCCAGGGGGCAGCACACCAGGCGTGGATCCAGAAACCAGATCTCACGAGTCTTGGGGTGCTGTGGGATCCTCTGATCCCAGCTCCACCCTGGCACAATCCCCAACGCCGCCGAGATCCAAGGCAGGGTCGGGTCACACGATGGAGACGACCCAGGAAACCATAATCACAGGCAATTTTGTCCCCAGTGGAAGAGCCCCGGTGCACAATTCCACAGAAGCCATGAGGGCAGCACAGCCTGTAGTGGATGCTGAGGCTACTTCTGCAGACTCCCCACATCGAACAGAGGTGGCTCCCCACTCATCCTCATCTTTCCACTTGGGGACAGCTTTGCCCCTGAGGTTGGCGGACTCTGCCACCCATCCTGCTTCTGCCAGCAACGCCCCTGTTGGGTCTACATTGCTCACCTCGTCTGTGGGCCCAGGTGGTGCCATGGAAGGGCCAAGAGCGTCCAGAGCAGGTGGGCATGCCAGTGCAGACGTGCCCACGTTTCAGAGCTCCATAGACCCGCTCATGGCTGTGGAGGCTGCCTCCAGCGGGGCTTCGACAGCCGCAGAAGGGCTTGGATCTCAGAGCCCCTCAGAGCCTGGCAGTGCCTGGCCCACAAAAGGGGGCGATCCTGCACAGCCATCCTCACAGCCAAGGCAGCTTACACCCAAGTGGGCTGCAGAAGAGGCCACTTTGCCCACCATGGTCCTCAGCCCAACGGATGTCTCTGTCAATTACAGAGAAAGAACAGGGGTACCTACCGACACCAGGGAGGCAACAAGAGAGGGGTCCCTTTGGCAAGCCACAGAGGCAGCAGAGCCCTTCGCCAGCAGCAGCCTCCCAGGAAGAGGTGCCCCCACTGGCTTGACTCCCAGCCCGACTGAGACCCCAGCGGGCTCTGAGGCTGCCTTGCTCACTCCAGAGGGAGATGATGTGAGCACAGCTCCTTCGGTGGATCCAGAGCTTCACTCCCAAGCAGCCAATTCCTCCAGTTCGGGCTCTGGAACGGCTGTGCCTACAAGCAAGACGGGAGCCACTGGGCCCATGCCCGTGACCCACCGGGTGTGGACCTCTCCAGGCAGGACAAGGAGCTGGGAATGGGGGAAGAGGCCCAGTGCCACAGCCGAAGGTGGCTCCATCAGGGAGATTGCCCGTTCTCCACTTAGTCCGGAGGACCTTGTCCGAGCAACAGCCACTCCGACAGGGAACAGTAGGCACACACAACCACCTTTGCCAGCTCCAGGACCAAAGAGCACTGCAAGGGAGGGTCCTCTCGTTGCCAGCACCCGGCTCTCACCAGCCACACCAGAGAAGTCCACAACTCAACTGCAGCCAGCCGTGCCCAGGGAAGGTCGCCCCAGACCCCACCATGTCTTTGTGGTGGAGAATCAGCTGCCCCGCCTGAAAG CCACTCTCCTGCATATCCCTTGTGAGCTGGTCCTGGCCATGGAGTTTTCCAGAAGCTTCTGGAACCCCGACTCACTTGAGTACCAGGGCTTGGTGCTCAGTGTCAACGAAACG GTCACACCTCTCTTCGATTCTCTGCCGGGATTTCAGCGACTGGAAGTGAAGGCAATCCG GCCCGGGAGTGTGGTGGTGGCATTTGATGCCCTCTTCCTGGTAGCGGCTCCCGGCTTGTGGGCTGCTCTGAATCGCTCATCCCTCTCAGACCGCTTGCGCCCGGGGCTCTGGGTTGGCAATGCCCGGGTGCTGCAGAGCACGACGCTGG AGCGGCACCTGGACCTCTGCTCCGTGCTCTTCGCCTGCCAGGCCGGCTACGAGTGCATCTCCACTGGGGAAGACGGGAGTGCTGTATGCACCTCTGCGTGCCACCGCGACTATTGCAAGAACGAGGGCATCTGCACCCATGCCGTCAACCACACGCCTGTCTGCCA GTGTCCCGTGGGGAGTGACTTCTGGTTCCTGGGGGTGCGCTGCGATTACAAGGTGACACAGCAGGGCTTGCTAGGGGTGGCCTGCGGCCTCTTGCTGAGCCTGGTGGTGGTCGGAGCTGCCATCGCCGGCCTGGTGATCCGCCGGGTTCGCATGCTGCTGCTGGAGGCCAGAGCGGATCAGACCAAGAGCAG CTACCGCCGCTTCTGCCGCCTGGACGATGTCTCGGCTCACTACTGGTCGGAGCCTTGGCTGGCCTCAGCAGTCTCCTTGGACAACCCGGCCTTCAGCAACTCAGAAGAACTGCTGCACTTGCAGATCCTGGACACAGCCTGCTGCAGCTGCCAAGATGACTGCATGGGTGCCGACGGCTACTGCAAGCAGCCGCAGGGTGCCTCCTGCATCGGGGCCGCAGGCCGGCCAAG CGCTCATTACAACCATTGGGACGTGAGCTCCAACAGCATGAACGACCCTATGATAGACTCCGGGAAGGCCAGTGAAGTTTCTGTCTCCAGCTGGCCCATGGAACCTATTCAGTGGAGCCCTTGCCCTGCTCTGCACAACCCCTCCAGGGAGCAAGTG CACAAAGCCCAGAGGCCTCACTCTTACTGTGAGGGAATGGAGCTGGTCAACCTGGAGAGAAGCTGGACAGCCTGA